CGTGAGCAAGGGCGCTCCCAAGAACCGCCAGCTGCTCAAGCTGATGGAGGAGCCCAAGGTCAGGAAGCTCGTGGACCGGGTCGACCTCGACTTCAGGGTCGACCTGAAGAAGGAGGAGCGATTCAAGTTCCTCGAGGAGCTCTACTACGAGATCGACGAGAAGGGCCACGACATCGACATCAAGGAGAAGGGCCACCAGGTCCTCGACCCGAGCGGGCAGCAGGCGTTCGTGATGCCCGACGTCATCACTGCCACGCAGATGATCGAGGAGGATGCGTCCCTCTCCCCCGAGGAGAAGGCCCGCAGGGTGGGCCGGCTGCAGCAGCGGCAGATCGAGATCGGCGAGAAGCTCCACAGCCTCACCCAGCTGATCCGCGCCTACGCCCTCTACGAGAAGGACGTCGAGTACGTGGTCCAGGACAACCGCGTGATCATCGTGGACGAGTTCACGGGGCGCCTGATGCCGGGGCGGCGCTGGAGCGACGGTCTGCACCAGGCGGTCGAGGCGAAGGAGGGGGTGAAGGTCGAGCAGGAGACCCAGACCTTCGCCACGATCACCATCCAGAACTACTTCCGCCTCTACGCCAAGCTCGCCGGGATGACCGGCACCGCGGAGACCGAGGCGCCGGAGTTCCACCAGATCTACAAGCTCGACGTGGTCGTCGTCCCGACGAACGAGGCGGTGCGCCGCAAGGATTTTCACGACGTCATCTACAAGACGCGCCGCGAGAAGTACAACGCGGTCGTGGACGAGATCGAGAAGTTCAACAAGGCAGGACGGCCGGTGCTCGTGGGCACGGTGAGCGTCGACCAGTCCGAGGTGCTGAGCCGCCTCCTCCAGCGCCGCGGGATTCCGCACGCGGTTTTGAACGCCCGCTACCACGCGCAGGAGGCCGCGATCGTCTCGAAGGCGGGGCAGAGAGGCGCCGTGACGATCGCCACCAACATGGCCGGCCGCGGCACGGACATCAAGCTCGGGGAGGGGGTCGTGAACGCCGACTGCCAGCGTGCCGACGGGCGCTGGTGCTGCGTCCGATGCCCGAAAGAGCGGCAGTGCCGCCGCCTGCCGAAGCCGCTCTGCGGGAAGCCCGGCCGGATGAGCGCGTGCTGGGACGACCCGCCCTGCGGCCTCCACATCATCGGCACCGAGCGGCACGAGGCGCGCCGCATCGACCGCCAGCTCCGCGGCCGGAGCGCCCGGCAGGGGGACCCGGGCTCCTCGCGCTTCTACCTCTCGCTCGAGGACGACCTGATGCGGCTCTTCGGCTCCGAGCGGATCGCGCGGGTCATGGAGCGGATCGGGATGAAGGAGGGGGAGGAGCTCGTGCACCCGCTCCTCACCCGCTCGATCGAGACGGCCCAGAAGAGGGTCGAGCAGCGGAACTTCTCGATCAGGAAGCACACCCTCGAGTACGACGACGTGATGAACAAGCAGCGGGAGGTCATCTACGACTTCCGCAATCAGGTGCTCGCCACCGAGGACCCCCGGACGATGGTGCGCGACCTGATCCGGGAGCTCGTCGAGCAGAAGGTCGCGTTCCATCTCCCCGCCGAGGCCGACCGGGACGCGTGGGGGATCGACGGGCTCGTGCACTGGCTGAACTTCACCTTCCCCGTCTTCCTGCAAGGCTCGGACCTCGACACGGACGGGGCGACCCCCGAGACGGTCGCGGCGGCGGTCCTGGCCCGCATCGACGAGGCCTTCTCGCGCAAGGCCGGCTTCGAGGACGAGGCGGCGCGCCGGATGGACCGCGAGGCGGGCGGGGAGGGAGGGGAGCCGGGGATGCAGCGGCTCTGCCGCCTCCTGATGCTCAGCGTCGTGGACCGCCTCTGGAAGGAGCATCTGTACAACATGGACGCCCTGCGCGAGGGGATCTTCCTCAGGGCGTACGGCCAGAAGGATCCGCTCATCGAGTACAAGAAGGAGGGGTTCGAGATGTTCTCCGAGATGATGGGCGCGATCAACGAGGGGATCGTGGGCGGCATATTCCGCACCACCTTCTCCCCGCAGACGATCCGGCAGATACTGGCGGAGCCCGCCCAGCAGACGTACGTCCATCGGGAGGTGAGCGCCTTCCAAATGGCGGCGGGGGAGGTCCCGGAGCCCGCGCTCGCCGGCGCCGCGGCGCACCACGAGCAGTCGTACGGGGCGCTCGGCGGCGATGACGCGCCGCGGCCGGCGCGGAAACCGTTCGTCAGGAAGGATCGGAAGGTGAGCCCCAACGAGCCGTGTCCGTGCGGCAGCGGCAAGAAGCACAAGAAATGCTGCGGCGCGGGGAAGGCGTGAGGATGGACCCCTCCCTGCGGCGGGCACCGCGCCCCTACGGAGCGGCCGCCGCCCCCCCGCGCCTTCTTTGATGGAACGTTGACGCGCCGCCCCATGACCATGCTCCCGTATCTCCTCTCGATCTTCTCCGGCCTCCTGCTGGCCGCATCGTTCCCGGATGCGGACTGGAACCTCCTCGCCTGGGCGGGGCTCGTCCCGTTCTTCATCGCGATCGAGGGGCGGGGATGGCGCGAGACGTTCCGGATCGGCTACCTCGGCGGCGTCGC
The sequence above is a segment of the Chlamydiota bacterium genome. Coding sequences within it:
- the secA gene encoding preprotein translocase subunit SecA is translated as MFMWLLKHTIGTKNDRDIRRLRPLVARINEIEKEYQSLSDDELRGKTEEFRKRLAAGETTDDLLPEAFAAVKNVCRRLLGKRWEVSGQEIEWDMVPFDVQLIGGIVLHQGKIAEMATGEGKTLVATMPLYLNALAGKNVHLVTVNDYLARRDSEWMGQVYGALGLTVGCIQHDMPHDARREAYRRDITYGTNSEFGFDYLRDNGMAMSLEEQVQRGHHFAIVDEVDSILIDEARTPLIISGPAVVSSQQYDALKPRAEALVRKQGVLCNRLVNEAREEIGVSEKEYEAARKVWLVSKGAPKNRQLLKLMEEPKVRKLVDRVDLDFRVDLKKEERFKFLEELYYEIDEKGHDIDIKEKGHQVLDPSGQQAFVMPDVITATQMIEEDASLSPEEKARRVGRLQQRQIEIGEKLHSLTQLIRAYALYEKDVEYVVQDNRVIIVDEFTGRLMPGRRWSDGLHQAVEAKEGVKVEQETQTFATITIQNYFRLYAKLAGMTGTAETEAPEFHQIYKLDVVVVPTNEAVRRKDFHDVIYKTRREKYNAVVDEIEKFNKAGRPVLVGTVSVDQSEVLSRLLQRRGIPHAVLNARYHAQEAAIVSKAGQRGAVTIATNMAGRGTDIKLGEGVVNADCQRADGRWCCVRCPKERQCRRLPKPLCGKPGRMSACWDDPPCGLHIIGTERHEARRIDRQLRGRSARQGDPGSSRFYLSLEDDLMRLFGSERIARVMERIGMKEGEELVHPLLTRSIETAQKRVEQRNFSIRKHTLEYDDVMNKQREVIYDFRNQVLATEDPRTMVRDLIRELVEQKVAFHLPAEADRDAWGIDGLVHWLNFTFPVFLQGSDLDTDGATPETVAAAVLARIDEAFSRKAGFEDEAARRMDREAGGEGGEPGMQRLCRLLMLSVVDRLWKEHLYNMDALREGIFLRAYGQKDPLIEYKKEGFEMFSEMMGAINEGIVGGIFRTTFSPQTIRQILAEPAQQTYVHREVSAFQMAAGEVPEPALAGAAAHHEQSYGALGGDDAPRPARKPFVRKDRKVSPNEPCPCGSGKKHKKCCGAGKA